One Lactobacillus sp. CBA3606 DNA segment encodes these proteins:
- a CDS encoding ATP-binding cassette domain-containing protein: MLELKHIKKYYHVGDSVTKALDDVSVAFRQKEFVAILGPSGSGKTTMLNGIGGLDVYDSGDLIIKGKSTRDFKASDWDAYRNNSVGFIFQSYNIIGHLSILDNVEMGMTLSGVGNAEKKAKATQALERVGLGPHMNKRPNQLSGGQMQRVAIARAIANDPEILLCDEPTGALDTETSVQIMALIKELSAERLVIMVTHNPDLAKEYANRIIEFADGKIQNDTNPYQEADANDTFDLKKTKMTYWTALKLSFTNIRTKKGRTALTAFASSIGIIGIAVVLALSNGFQKQVNKTQTNTLAQMPITISQVASQQTAASDKIKTAKKSTGVTAKVSQADKSTHTNKLTTNYLTYIKNIKPSLSKNITYTYSTGMNLLRQVDGKTKAVSFSNTASSNTTSMTAAMSSMTGVSTSVYPTDKQGQNSFLKKHYAVVSGQYPTKANEVVLIANRDNTTNINALKNLGYTAKAGQTFNFKQIIGTTIKVVANDDYYQKLPTGNYLPQTVNNALYNKSANQTIKVVGVLRAKTKDSDNVLASGIAYSDKLTQSIIKTNENSAIVKAQKQSDTNVMTGTKIDSDAKKTLVSTLGGSKTPASILIYPNNFKNKDKLLSYLDKYNKGKSKADKVVYTDLAGTVSSLTGGLMDAITYVLVAFAGISLVTSMIMIAIITYTSVLERTKEIGILKALGARKKDITRVFDAETTILGVASGVLGVVIAWGLTFPANAILSNITGLNNVAHLNPVHGIVLIIISTVLTVLGGHIPARMAAKKDAATALRSE, translated from the coding sequence ATGTTAGAGCTAAAACATATCAAGAAGTATTACCACGTGGGTGATTCGGTCACCAAAGCGTTGGATGACGTTTCAGTCGCCTTCCGTCAAAAGGAATTTGTGGCAATTCTAGGACCAAGTGGGTCCGGTAAGACCACGATGCTGAATGGCATCGGTGGGCTGGATGTTTACGATTCTGGGGATTTGATCATCAAAGGCAAGTCAACTCGGGACTTTAAGGCCAGTGATTGGGATGCTTATCGGAATAACTCGGTTGGCTTTATTTTTCAAAGCTACAATATTATTGGTCATTTAAGCATTTTAGATAATGTGGAAATGGGGATGACATTAAGCGGCGTGGGCAATGCTGAGAAAAAGGCGAAAGCCACGCAAGCTTTGGAACGGGTTGGGCTAGGGCCACACATGAACAAACGGCCAAACCAATTATCTGGTGGGCAGATGCAACGGGTCGCAATTGCGCGTGCGATTGCTAATGATCCTGAAATCTTGTTGTGTGATGAACCAACCGGGGCGTTGGATACTGAGACTAGTGTTCAGATTATGGCCTTAATCAAGGAACTTTCTGCTGAACGCTTAGTCATCATGGTGACGCATAATCCTGATTTGGCAAAAGAATATGCGAATCGGATTATTGAGTTTGCGGATGGTAAGATTCAAAATGATACTAATCCGTATCAAGAAGCTGACGCCAATGACACGTTTGATTTGAAAAAAACTAAAATGACGTATTGGACGGCGCTAAAGCTATCTTTCACCAATATCCGGACTAAAAAAGGTCGGACTGCTTTGACTGCCTTTGCGTCCAGTATTGGGATTATTGGGATTGCGGTTGTGTTAGCGTTATCCAATGGTTTCCAAAAACAAGTGAATAAGACGCAGACCAACACGTTGGCGCAAATGCCGATTACGATTTCACAAGTGGCGTCACAACAAACGGCGGCTTCTGATAAGATTAAAACTGCTAAGAAATCAACGGGTGTGACCGCTAAAGTGAGTCAAGCGGATAAATCAACGCATACGAATAAGTTAACGACCAACTATTTGACCTATATTAAGAACATTAAACCTAGTTTGAGTAAGAATATTACTTATACTTATTCAACTGGAATGAACTTATTGCGCCAAGTTGACGGAAAGACGAAGGCCGTTAGCTTCTCCAATACGGCTAGTTCAAATACCACATCAATGACCGCTGCCATGTCGAGTATGACTGGCGTTAGCACGTCAGTCTATCCGACTGATAAGCAAGGCCAAAATAGTTTCTTGAAGAAGCATTATGCTGTTGTTTCTGGTCAATATCCAACGAAGGCTAATGAAGTGGTCTTGATTGCGAATCGCGATAACACGACGAATATTAATGCGTTAAAAAACTTAGGTTATACGGCTAAAGCTGGACAGACGTTTAATTTTAAGCAGATTATTGGGACGACGATTAAGGTGGTTGCTAATGATGATTACTATCAAAAGCTACCAACTGGTAATTATCTACCCCAAACCGTTAATAATGCGTTATATAATAAGTCAGCCAACCAAACGATTAAAGTGGTCGGCGTTTTACGGGCCAAGACCAAGGATTCTGATAATGTCTTAGCATCTGGGATTGCTTACAGTGACAAATTAACGCAAAGTATCATTAAAACTAATGAAAACTCGGCCATTGTCAAAGCACAAAAACAAAGTGATACCAATGTCATGACTGGGACGAAGATTGATTCAGATGCTAAAAAGACATTAGTTAGTACTTTGGGCGGTTCGAAAACACCAGCCAGTATCTTAATCTATCCCAATAACTTCAAGAATAAGGACAAGTTACTCAGTTATTTGGATAAATACAATAAGGGCAAATCTAAGGCTGATAAAGTTGTTTATACGGATTTAGCTGGGACCGTTTCGAGCTTAACCGGTGGTTTGATGGATGCGATTACGTATGTCTTAGTTGCATTTGCCGGCATCTCGTTAGTCACTAGTATGATCATGATTGCGATTATTACGTATACGTCAGTGCTTGAACGGACGAAGGAAATCGGGATTTTGAAGGCCCTGGGGGCGCGGAAGAAAGATATTACACGCGTCTTCGATGCTGAAACGACCATTCTAGGGGTGGCTTCCGGCGTGCTTGGTGTGGTCATTGCTTGGGGCTTAACCTTCCCAGCGAATGCCATCTTAAGCAATATCACGGGACTAAATAACGTGGCTCATTTGAATCCGGTCCATGGGATTGTCTTGATTATCATTAGTACCGTTTTAACGGTCTTAGGTGGTCACATTCCAGCCCGGATGGCGGCTAAAAAAGACGCTGCGACGGCATTACGTTCCGAATAA
- a CDS encoding cupredoxin domain-containing protein, which translates to MTNIIVTLVAVILISFIIWWFSGKHQTTQLTAAMTNHQQAVSVEVNGGYTPSTVVLKQGVPAEIQFNRKDPSTCLEQVVFPDFGINQFLPKNQPAAVKIDTSKAGEYDYACGMNMFHGKVIIK; encoded by the coding sequence ATGACTAACATCATCGTCACCTTAGTGGCTGTCATTTTAATTAGCTTTATCATTTGGTGGTTCTCCGGCAAACATCAAACGACACAACTTACCGCAGCCATGACCAATCACCAACAGGCTGTTAGTGTAGAAGTCAACGGGGGCTACACCCCTAGTACCGTTGTGCTCAAGCAAGGCGTGCCTGCTGAAATCCAGTTCAATCGTAAAGATCCCTCAACTTGTCTAGAGCAAGTGGTCTTTCCCGATTTCGGAATTAATCAATTTCTACCTAAGAACCAACCAGCCGCCGTTAAGATTGATACTTCTAAAGCCGGCGAGTACGACTACGCTTGCGGCATGAATATGTTTCATGGCAAAGTCATCATCAAATAA
- a CDS encoding cupredoxin domain-containing protein: MTEKEQLITITVDGGYQPATVTLKQGIPATLIFKRISDVGCLNQVILPGSDDKHDLPLNTAQAFAIDTTHAGTTEFSCGMRMVHGQVVIQP; the protein is encoded by the coding sequence ATGACTGAAAAAGAACAGCTTATTACCATTACTGTCGACGGGGGGTATCAACCCGCTACCGTCACTTTGAAACAAGGCATCCCAGCAACACTGATCTTTAAACGGATTAGTGACGTTGGGTGCTTGAACCAAGTAATTTTGCCTGGTTCAGATGACAAACATGACTTACCGCTAAATACGGCCCAAGCTTTTGCGATTGATACAACTCACGCTGGCACGACTGAATTCAGCTGTGGGATGCGCATGGTGCACGGACAAGTGGTGATTCAACCATGA
- a CDS encoding copper-translocating P-type ATPase gives MSIKNRFVFSLVVSLPMLIEMVLSPWGITLPGHAWTMFLLTTAVMLVAGGPFLQSAWAAFKHHHANMDTLVAVGTVTAYLYSIYAMLNHQAVFFESAAFVITFILLGQYFEDKMKHSASGAVEKLLDLQAKDAEVLRAGQLVKVPLTAVVVGDLIQVKPGQKIAVDGVITTGHSTIDESMVTGESMPVTKSIGDQVIGATMNTTGTFRFKASKVGNDTLLSQIVEMVKKAQTSHAPIQKTVDKIADIFVPTVLIIAILTFFTWFVLLGASAVNAMLFAVSVIIIACPCALGIATPTALMVGTGRSAKMGILIKNGEVLEAANTIKTVVFDKTGTITMGQPQVTDIIGDQPLVLQVAAQLEVTSEHPLAAAILAQAKAAGLTPQPATDFQAIQGKGVQAKIGNQAAFIGNTKLLDHYQLTTSLNQQMTQLQSEAKTVVLVGLAGQIIGLIAIQDQPKSSSAAAIAALKHQGLHTVMLTGDNERVARAVAQEVGIDDVIADVLPGDKADHVQALQATGAVAFVGDGINDAPALTTADVGIAMGSGTDIAIEAGGIVLVKNDLQDVVRALEISRKTFNRIRLNLFWAFIYNTLGIPVAAGLFFGLGLSLSPELAGLGMALSSLSVVASSLLLNQTHLTTTSPEA, from the coding sequence ATGAGTATCAAAAATCGATTTGTCTTTTCATTAGTAGTGTCGTTACCGATGTTAATTGAGATGGTCCTCAGTCCCTGGGGAATCACGCTCCCGGGACACGCTTGGACCATGTTCTTGCTAACAACCGCAGTCATGTTAGTCGCCGGCGGGCCCTTTCTACAAAGTGCTTGGGCGGCCTTTAAACATCACCATGCCAACATGGATACCTTAGTCGCAGTTGGCACGGTGACAGCTTACCTTTACAGCATTTATGCCATGCTTAATCATCAGGCTGTTTTCTTCGAAAGCGCTGCTTTTGTCATAACATTTATTTTACTTGGACAATACTTCGAAGATAAGATGAAGCATTCAGCCTCTGGTGCCGTTGAAAAATTGCTTGATTTACAAGCTAAAGACGCCGAAGTCCTCCGCGCCGGACAATTGGTTAAAGTTCCGCTAACAGCTGTCGTTGTAGGTGACTTAATCCAAGTCAAACCCGGCCAAAAGATTGCGGTCGATGGCGTGATCACAACCGGGCACTCAACTATTGATGAATCCATGGTCACTGGTGAAAGTATGCCCGTCACTAAAAGCATCGGTGACCAAGTCATTGGTGCCACGATGAATACAACCGGAACCTTTCGCTTTAAAGCTAGTAAAGTTGGTAACGACACGTTGCTATCGCAAATTGTTGAAATGGTCAAAAAAGCCCAGACGAGCCACGCCCCAATTCAAAAAACAGTTGATAAAATCGCCGATATTTTCGTCCCAACAGTTTTAATTATTGCGATTCTGACCTTTTTCACCTGGTTCGTTCTCTTGGGCGCCAGTGCCGTAAACGCCATGTTGTTTGCTGTTTCGGTCATTATTATTGCCTGTCCTTGTGCACTCGGTATTGCCACCCCAACCGCTTTAATGGTTGGCACTGGTCGCAGTGCCAAAATGGGTATTTTAATTAAAAACGGCGAAGTTTTAGAAGCTGCTAATACCATTAAGACCGTGGTTTTCGACAAAACTGGTACCATCACCATGGGTCAGCCCCAAGTGACCGATATCATTGGCGATCAACCGCTAGTGTTACAAGTGGCCGCCCAACTAGAAGTCACTTCTGAACATCCGCTGGCTGCGGCCATCTTGGCCCAAGCGAAAGCGGCCGGTCTGACCCCACAGCCCGCAACTGATTTTCAAGCCATTCAAGGTAAAGGCGTCCAAGCTAAGATTGGCAACCAGGCCGCTTTTATTGGTAATACGAAACTTTTAGATCACTATCAATTGACGACATCACTTAATCAACAGATGACCCAATTACAAAGTGAAGCTAAAACCGTAGTCTTAGTTGGCTTGGCCGGTCAAATTATTGGTTTAATTGCCATTCAAGATCAACCTAAATCAAGTTCCGCAGCGGCAATCGCTGCCTTGAAACACCAAGGCTTACACACCGTGATGTTAACTGGTGATAATGAACGTGTGGCCCGCGCCGTTGCGCAAGAAGTTGGCATTGACGATGTGATTGCGGACGTTTTACCAGGTGACAAGGCTGATCACGTGCAAGCCCTACAAGCGACTGGGGCAGTGGCCTTCGTTGGTGACGGTATCAATGATGCACCCGCACTAACGACGGCCGATGTTGGGATTGCGATGGGGTCTGGCACTGATATTGCCATCGAAGCTGGCGGCATTGTCTTAGTCAAGAATGATTTACAAGACGTGGTTCGGGCTCTCGAAATCAGTCGTAAAACTTTTAATCGCATCAGGCTCAATCTATTCTGGGCTTTCATCTACAATACTTTAGGAATTCCCGTAGCTGCCGGCCTCTTCTTCGGCTTAGGCTTGAGTTTGAGTCCTGAACTTGCCGGTTTAGGTATGGCTCTAAGTTCCTTATCAGTCGTTGCGAGTTCCTTACTACTAAACCAGACGCATTTAACGACAACATCACCGGAGGCTTAA
- a CDS encoding matrixin family metalloprotease produces the protein MKFLNRLFGVFILTIAIGWGLQHRPEITAATAYYQNQLTTAWTDATKDTAASQAEKQHAQQPSQTQVSQKSSSSQATTAPTPTESIVKDVTLSSTYYYHFDTKLSAAGREVFKDAIATYNQTGIVHLVAGTAPVGRNQITFSIYHKKMPTQHTSIELGHGGPEIIQRVDWRGTKIQNKANASLNADYSQAYSDAVAIHELGHALGLDHSSAISSVMYPYSQGTTTLSTADVAGLKAIYQRG, from the coding sequence TTGAAATTTTTAAATCGCTTATTCGGGGTCTTCATTTTAACAATTGCTATTGGTTGGGGGTTACAGCATCGGCCAGAAATTACTGCGGCTACCGCTTACTATCAAAATCAATTAACGACGGCTTGGACGGATGCAACCAAGGACACGGCGGCCAGTCAAGCTGAAAAACAACATGCCCAACAACCTAGTCAAACACAGGTTAGCCAAAAGAGTAGTAGTAGCCAGGCCACCACGGCGCCAACGCCGACTGAGTCGATTGTTAAAGATGTGACCTTATCATCGACATACTACTATCATTTTGATACGAAATTATCTGCGGCCGGGCGCGAAGTTTTTAAGGATGCGATTGCAACCTATAATCAGACTGGCATCGTACACTTAGTTGCCGGGACTGCACCAGTCGGGCGTAACCAGATTACTTTTTCAATTTATCATAAAAAAATGCCAACCCAGCATACGAGTATCGAATTGGGCCACGGTGGCCCTGAAATTATCCAACGAGTGGATTGGCGGGGGACGAAAATCCAAAATAAGGCTAATGCCAGCTTGAATGCGGATTATTCGCAAGCTTATAGTGATGCCGTTGCCATTCATGAACTGGGCCATGCTTTAGGCTTGGATCATAGTTCGGCCATCAGTTCGGTGATGTATCCTTACAGTCAAGGGACGACGACCTTGTCAACTGCGGACGTTGCGGGCTTAAAAGCCATTTATCAACGAGGCTAA
- a CDS encoding DUF3781 domain-containing protein, translating into MDNQLKDQIYYPDLVFTRVNAKLGTHLSRQEGKQLVTTILTDTNSQSEQRGTNYYVINFRFNVRLTVDASDFRLITMDRI; encoded by the coding sequence ATGGATAATCAGCTCAAGGATCAGATTTATTATCCGGATTTGGTGTTCACCCGCGTGAATGCAAAATTAGGGACACACCTGTCACGGCAGGAAGGCAAACAGTTAGTCACAACCATTTTGACCGATACCAATAGTCAAAGTGAGCAGCGTGGGACCAACTATTATGTTATTAACTTTCGCTTTAACGTTCGGTTGACGGTTGATGCCAGCGATTTTCGCTTAATTACAATGGATCGGATATAA
- a CDS encoding NADP-dependent oxidoreductase has protein sequence MQAAQLQRYQTQFKLQLVSQAVPQPATDEVVVQVKAAAVNPLDRLIGSGQLKVLYPYKLPVTLGNEISGVVTAVGSQVTTFAIGDQVYGRLPIKTLGGFAEYTAVAATALALIPAGLDFVTSVAIPLTGLTAYQALHEILQLSAGQTVLIPGGSGSFGQLAVPIAKQLGLHVIVTGNQRAKASILALGADQYLDYRTTNYWETLAPVDAVIDTLGKSAITHELAVLKRGGQLLSLKAGPNYQFARAQGLPKWQQGLLGLAGAKLDYQAARQAVHYRFMFVRSAGDQLQTLANLITQQQLRPAIDPHEFSLAEINEALTLVGSGHPKGKVVIRF, from the coding sequence ATGCAAGCAGCCCAATTACAGCGTTATCAAACTCAGTTTAAGCTCCAACTCGTGTCGCAGGCGGTACCACAACCTGCTACCGATGAAGTGGTCGTACAAGTAAAAGCAGCGGCAGTTAATCCATTGGATCGCCTTATCGGTAGTGGTCAATTAAAGGTGTTGTATCCATATAAGTTACCAGTGACGTTAGGCAACGAAATCAGTGGGGTGGTGACGGCAGTCGGGTCACAGGTGACAACTTTTGCCATTGGCGACCAGGTCTATGGTCGATTGCCAATCAAAACGTTGGGCGGCTTTGCCGAGTATACGGCGGTTGCAGCCACGGCCTTAGCCCTAATTCCAGCGGGGTTAGATTTTGTCACGAGTGTGGCTATCCCACTAACTGGTTTAACTGCCTACCAAGCACTCCATGAAATTTTGCAGCTTTCGGCCGGTCAAACTGTGCTGATTCCTGGTGGTTCTGGGTCATTTGGTCAACTTGCGGTTCCCATTGCCAAACAATTGGGGTTACACGTGATTGTGACTGGTAATCAACGTGCGAAAGCGTCAATTCTGGCGTTAGGTGCCGATCAGTATTTAGATTATCGGACGACAAATTATTGGGAGACGTTAGCACCAGTTGATGCGGTTATCGATACCTTAGGCAAGTCCGCCATCACCCATGAATTAGCGGTTTTAAAACGAGGTGGTCAGTTATTATCATTAAAAGCGGGGCCCAATTATCAGTTTGCGCGGGCCCAAGGATTGCCTAAATGGCAACAAGGGTTATTGGGGTTAGCGGGGGCTAAGTTAGATTATCAAGCAGCTCGCCAGGCGGTCCATTATCGGTTTATGTTCGTTCGCAGTGCGGGGGATCAATTACAAACGCTAGCTAACTTGATTACCCAACAACAGTTGCGACCCGCCATTGATCCGCATGAATTTAGTTTAGCGGAAATTAATGAAGCCTTAACATTGGTTGGATCGGGTCATCCTAAAGGAAAAGTGGTTATTCGGTTTTAA
- a CDS encoding diguanylate cyclase, translating to MTYSQFGPMVGLIWIVQLMLACFFIVGYLADSTRIWNIAFHANYATERQRRVNRVLLTVMALAVGGMLHFTGYIMGPNAMMFHNMSLFVLVLSLLDDGINLGEYLLRVAGLFTVFIMHHMNYFYRPEFFIGLLFFIVMVIVVRRHAAQIHYSAVYFPTLMLTTGLVLWFTIPGLSGGMLVTNSLRIEAMLMFGIMTLFTFNYQNDVHEKTIENHRIEKMASYDLLTNTKNYSEYQQEIVGLFKAATKQHAPLTLAQFDIDHFKQVNDTYGHLAGNAVLVRVAKVMNAVLRDEQLDYQLYRTGGEEFTLAMPNQVPDDVLAAVKKGWDTIRKTEFDYENHKIRITISIGITQLAATDRNIDDTYRRADENLYQSKHAGRDAITVEGQTVIQAHQPKELVALYAFFMQKIVAMPDFTDYRHELLLRIYDSRTEKWILPDSFEITVATQIALMQHAMQLNDERCISLNLTLAQFTDPEVAQQLATFNQGTDRPDSFTVELTEVPAVATFKKISRIYQAADIKIEIDDVGSDNAYDTIEPLLPYADGLKFAMQNFRQTDHSTTQMNDQIRFWYALAQKNNLNFILEGIENQADLAIVKELGIQYVQGYYFGQPELPRI from the coding sequence ATGACCTATTCACAGTTTGGACCAATGGTTGGACTGATTTGGATTGTCCAATTAATGTTGGCCTGTTTTTTTATTGTCGGTTATTTAGCCGATTCAACCCGTATTTGGAACATTGCCTTTCATGCGAATTACGCTACCGAACGTCAACGCCGTGTGAATCGGGTCTTGTTAACTGTGATGGCCTTAGCAGTCGGCGGCATGTTACACTTCACAGGTTATATTATGGGCCCAAATGCCATGATGTTTCATAATATGAGCCTCTTCGTCCTCGTCTTATCGCTTTTGGACGACGGGATTAACTTAGGTGAATATTTACTCCGGGTCGCCGGGTTATTTACGGTATTTATCATGCATCATATGAATTACTTTTATCGCCCGGAATTCTTTATCGGGCTACTTTTTTTCATCGTCATGGTTATCGTCGTCCGTCGTCATGCCGCGCAGATTCACTATAGTGCGGTCTACTTCCCGACCTTAATGCTCACAACTGGACTCGTATTATGGTTCACCATTCCTGGACTTTCTGGCGGCATGCTCGTCACCAACTCATTACGAATTGAAGCCATGCTCATGTTCGGTATCATGACATTATTTACCTTCAATTATCAAAATGATGTCCATGAAAAAACCATTGAAAATCATCGGATTGAAAAAATGGCCAGTTATGACTTACTCACAAATACCAAAAACTACTCTGAATATCAGCAAGAAATCGTCGGCCTGTTCAAAGCTGCCACTAAGCAACACGCCCCATTAACACTGGCGCAATTTGACATTGACCACTTCAAACAAGTCAACGATACTTACGGTCACTTAGCAGGTAACGCCGTGCTCGTCCGCGTCGCAAAAGTCATGAATGCGGTGCTACGCGATGAACAACTCGACTATCAGCTCTATCGAACTGGGGGCGAAGAGTTCACCCTCGCCATGCCTAATCAAGTTCCCGACGACGTCTTAGCCGCAGTCAAAAAAGGCTGGGATACCATTCGAAAAACCGAGTTTGATTATGAAAACCATAAAATTAGAATCACCATTTCAATCGGTATCACGCAGCTAGCCGCTACCGACCGCAACATTGATGACACTTATCGGCGGGCCGATGAAAATCTGTATCAATCCAAACATGCTGGTCGTGATGCGATTACTGTTGAAGGTCAGACCGTAATTCAAGCGCACCAACCCAAAGAATTGGTGGCCCTGTATGCGTTCTTTATGCAAAAGATTGTCGCCATGCCTGACTTCACTGATTATCGCCATGAACTCTTATTGCGAATTTATGATAGTCGCACTGAAAAGTGGATTTTACCAGATTCCTTTGAAATTACGGTTGCCACCCAGATTGCGCTAATGCAACATGCCATGCAACTTAACGATGAACGTTGTATTAGCTTGAACCTCACTTTGGCACAATTTACTGATCCTGAAGTTGCCCAACAATTAGCCACTTTTAATCAAGGGACCGACCGTCCAGATTCATTTACCGTCGAATTAACCGAAGTACCGGCGGTCGCAACTTTCAAAAAAATTAGCCGGATTTATCAAGCTGCGGACATTAAAATCGAAATTGATGATGTTGGCTCTGACAACGCCTATGACACCATTGAACCCCTATTGCCCTATGCGGATGGCTTGAAATTTGCCATGCAGAATTTCCGCCAAACAGACCATTCCACCACGCAAATGAATGATCAGATTCGTTTCTGGTACGCTTTAGCACAAAAAAATAATCTGAACTTTATCTTAGAAGGTATTGAAAATCAAGCAGACTTAGCGATTGTTAAAGAACTCGGCATTCAATATGTGCAAGGTTATTACTTTGGGCAACCCGAGTTACCACGCATCTAA
- the glpK gene encoding glycerol kinase GlpK, whose amino-acid sequence MTEHYIMAIDEGTTSTRAIIFDHAGHQVADSQREFSQYFPKPGWVEHNANEIWNAVLSTIANVFISSGIKPSQISGIGITNQRETTIVWDKKTGLPIHNAIVWQSRQTAAIAEQLVTDGYGELIHNHTGLVTDAYFSATKIRWILDHVAGAQTRAENGDLLFGTIDTWIVWKLTGGATHVTDYSNASRTMLFNIHDLTWDDEILNLLNIPKVMLPAVKTNSEIYGHTKDYHFFGSEVPISGMAGDQQAALFGQLAFEPGTVKNTYGTGAFIVMNTGEQPQISDNNLLTTIAYGINGKVYYALEGSIFVAGSAIQWLRDGIRLVDSAPDSEKAARASHNNNEVYVVPAFTGLGAPYWDSEARGSVFGLTRGTTREDFVKATLQALAYQTRDVVETMRTDTGIQIPTLKVDGGASRNDWLMQFQADILDTELVRAADLETTALGAAFLAGLSVGYWKDLAELKKSYQPGTTFKPAMPKPERDNLYAGWQAAVKATQLFKHDPYHETD is encoded by the coding sequence ATGACGGAGCATTACATTATGGCGATTGATGAAGGAACCACGAGCACTCGGGCCATCATCTTTGACCATGCCGGTCATCAAGTTGCCGATTCGCAACGCGAGTTTTCACAATATTTTCCCAAACCAGGTTGGGTTGAACACAACGCCAACGAAATCTGGAATGCGGTTTTATCCACCATTGCCAACGTCTTCATCAGTTCTGGCATCAAACCCAGTCAGATTAGTGGCATTGGTATCACCAATCAGCGGGAAACTACCATTGTATGGGACAAAAAAACCGGCCTCCCGATTCACAATGCCATTGTGTGGCAATCCCGCCAGACAGCGGCAATTGCTGAACAACTCGTTACGGATGGTTACGGCGAACTCATTCATAACCATACCGGTTTAGTGACCGATGCTTATTTTTCAGCGACTAAAATTCGTTGGATTTTAGACCACGTTGCAGGGGCCCAAACCCGCGCCGAAAATGGTGACTTACTATTTGGGACCATTGATACTTGGATTGTCTGGAAGTTGACCGGCGGCGCGACCCACGTCACCGATTATTCAAACGCCAGTCGAACCATGCTCTTTAACATTCATGACTTAACTTGGGATGACGAGATTCTCAACTTATTGAACATTCCTAAGGTCATGTTGCCAGCGGTCAAAACCAACTCCGAAATTTACGGTCATACCAAGGATTATCATTTCTTCGGTTCCGAAGTCCCGATTAGTGGGATGGCCGGCGATCAACAAGCGGCTTTGTTTGGTCAGCTCGCATTCGAACCAGGTACCGTTAAAAACACGTATGGGACCGGCGCTTTTATCGTCATGAATACCGGTGAGCAGCCACAAATTTCGGATAATAATTTATTGACAACGATTGCATATGGCATTAACGGCAAGGTTTATTACGCCTTAGAAGGCTCGATTTTCGTTGCCGGATCAGCAATCCAATGGCTACGTGACGGTATTCGCTTAGTTGACAGTGCGCCTGACTCTGAAAAAGCCGCCCGCGCTTCGCATAATAACAACGAAGTCTACGTCGTGCCTGCTTTCACCGGTCTAGGCGCACCCTACTGGGACTCTGAAGCTCGCGGTTCCGTCTTCGGGTTAACTCGCGGCACCACCCGCGAAGATTTTGTCAAGGCAACGTTACAAGCTTTGGCGTACCAGACCAGAGATGTCGTCGAAACCATGCGGACCGACACTGGTATCCAAATTCCAACGTTAAAAGTTGATGGTGGCGCCTCACGGAATGACTGGTTAATGCAATTTCAAGCTGATATTTTAGATACTGAATTAGTCCGGGCCGCTGATCTTGAAACAACTGCACTCGGCGCCGCTTTCTTAGCCGGCCTCAGTGTCGGCTATTGGAAAGATTTAGCAGAACTTAAAAAATCCTATCAACCGGGCACCACTTTCAAACCGGCAATGCCAAAACCAGAACGAGATAATCTTTACGCCGGTTGGCAAGCAGCCGTCAAAGCGACCCAACTGTTCAAACACGACCCATACCACGAAACGGATTAA